A stretch of Natronococcus sp. CG52 DNA encodes these proteins:
- a CDS encoding ABC transporter ATP-binding protein — protein sequence MASEEPERSNAFERSARSTDAVSDDLEDRPVALELESVAKRYAETTAVDDLSLSVREGEFFTLVGPSGCGKTTTLRLIAGFESPTDGVVRFGGEDVTGVPPEERNVGVVFQNYALFPHMTVGENVGYGLNFAESPGDVSDDERVRELLELVDLEGMAGREPDQLSGGQQQRVAIARALAPGPDVLLLDEPMSALDARLRERLRVQVNEIQKELGITTVYVTHDQEEALAVSDRVAVMRDGTPEQVAKPREIYRRPETRFVAEFVGDNNVFAGTAVSVDDSGERTLATVDAGAETFTVNVTEREVASGDEITFCVRPENLRIGAGVNATMATVASAEFLGETTRVHLEWQGRELLVRTRDPLSGEVVVGFDPDSAHIVRVD from the coding sequence TTGGCATCTGAGGAGCCCGAACGCTCGAACGCGTTCGAACGGTCGGCTCGCAGTACGGACGCCGTCTCGGACGACCTCGAGGATCGACCGGTCGCGCTCGAACTCGAGTCGGTCGCGAAGCGCTACGCCGAGACGACCGCCGTCGACGACCTCTCGCTGTCGGTTCGCGAAGGCGAGTTCTTCACGCTGGTCGGCCCCTCCGGCTGCGGCAAGACGACGACGCTGCGGCTGATCGCCGGCTTCGAGTCGCCGACGGACGGCGTCGTCCGGTTCGGCGGCGAGGACGTCACCGGGGTTCCACCCGAAGAACGGAACGTCGGCGTCGTCTTCCAGAACTACGCGCTCTTTCCGCACATGACCGTCGGCGAGAACGTGGGCTACGGGCTCAACTTCGCCGAGTCGCCGGGCGACGTCTCGGACGACGAGCGGGTCCGAGAGCTGCTCGAGTTGGTCGACCTCGAGGGGATGGCCGGGCGCGAGCCGGACCAGCTCTCGGGCGGCCAGCAACAACGGGTGGCGATCGCCCGCGCGCTCGCACCAGGTCCCGACGTCCTCCTGCTCGACGAGCCGATGAGCGCGCTGGACGCCCGGCTCCGCGAGCGGCTGCGCGTCCAGGTGAACGAGATCCAGAAGGAGCTGGGGATCACGACGGTCTACGTCACGCACGATCAGGAGGAGGCCCTCGCGGTTTCGGATCGCGTCGCGGTGATGCGAGACGGGACGCCCGAACAGGTCGCGAAGCCTCGAGAGATCTACCGGCGGCCCGAGACGCGGTTCGTCGCGGAGTTCGTCGGCGATAACAACGTCTTCGCCGGAACCGCGGTCTCAGTGGACGACTCCGGGGAACGAACGCTCGCGACGGTCGACGCCGGAGCGGAGACGTTTACCGTGAACGTTACCGAGCGAGAGGTCGCCTCTGGCGACGAGATCACCTTCTGTGTCAGGCCCGAGAATCTGCGGATCGGAGCCGGCGTGAACGCGACGATGGCGACCGTCGCCAGCGCGGAATTCCTCGGAGAGACGACGCGAGTCCATCTCGAGTGGCAGGGTCGAGAACTCCTCGTGCGAACGCGCGATCCGTTATCGGGCGAAGTCGTCGTCGGGTTCGATCCCGACAGTGCGCACATCGTCAGGGTCGACTGA
- a CDS encoding helix-turn-helix domain-containing protein — protein MIEETTHGPGSLDRYLDILANKYRRRLLISLLDHTPQNDARIPPDIHVEDEDLENLKIQMVHRHLPKLEDAGFIIWDRETNEVRKGPRFDEIRALLQLMRDHTDELPADWL, from the coding sequence ATGATCGAGGAAACCACTCACGGACCAGGGTCATTGGATAGATATCTGGATATCCTGGCGAACAAGTACCGTCGAAGATTGCTCATTTCCTTGCTGGACCACACTCCCCAAAACGACGCACGGATCCCTCCCGACATCCACGTCGAGGATGAAGATCTCGAAAACCTCAAGATCCAGATGGTTCACAGGCACTTGCCGAAGCTTGAGGACGCGGGATTCATCATCTGGGACCGGGAAACGAACGAAGTCCGGAAAGGGCCACGATTCGACGAGATCCGGGCGCTATTACAGTTGATGCGCGACCACACCGACGAACTCCCCGCCGATTGGCTTTGA